The following proteins come from a genomic window of Dysidea avara chromosome 12, odDysAvar1.4, whole genome shotgun sequence:
- the LOC136240400 gene encoding uncharacterized protein yields the protein MMLSSLLLTVACCIFLVGSANGTVDLFSRRTSSSDVGETYKISNSKATKEYKDLIRPRRYPHCTSGPFRRDYYQSGYFYYPPVKVWLCDDLYCKRPGKCVPTRVRHFYRWVVVYKCSSRYCYFYGIRYLKFTHHLSCKCAECTSDAHCRWPKKCNRYTWTCECPATGSCHRGYTWNRYKCKCVKKY from the exons ATGATGCTCTCAAGTTTGCTGCTTACTGTGGCGTGCTGCATTTTCCTG GTTGGAAGTGCAAATGGAACGGTAGACCTCTTCTCTCGTAGAACCAGTTCCTCTGATGTCGGAGAAACTTATAAGATAA GTAATTCCAAAGCCACCAAAGAATACAAAGATTTAATCAGACCAAGGCGTTACCCCCACTGCACAAGTGGACCTTTCAGAAGAGATTACTACCAGAGTGGATACTTCTACTATCCACCAGTCAAGGTCTGGTTGTGTGATGATCTGTACTGCAAGCGTCCTGGCAAATGTGTACCCACCCGTGTACGTCACTTCTATCGATGGGTTGTTGTGTACAAGTGCTCAAGCCGATATTGCTACTTTTATGGAATCCGATACTTAAAATTCACCCATCACTTGAGCTGCAAATGTGCCGAGTGCACTAGTGATGCACATTGTCGTTGGCCTAAGAAGTGCAACAGATACACATGGACCTGTGAATGCCCTGCTACTGGATCATGCCATCGAGGCTACACATGGAATCGCTACAAGTGCAAGTGTGTGAAGAAGTACTGA